The following are from one region of the Magallana gigas chromosome 6, xbMagGiga1.1, whole genome shotgun sequence genome:
- the LOC117685321 gene encoding DNA ligase 1-like, which translates to MNVEEALMLLDRLCENDNSSNQTYEVDPVIALSSDATLSLSNLNSNPDKQTKDFNSDSHIESTIDSNNNSFNIEEPENLFESLEEESSIEDPNDPDFNINEENGDSSDGEANNLDAFEASTATEEEFEASTATEEESLSENVQSEDTTRDDTEENTLIGDSSSGEDIGARKSRKRTRNEDQWKKNIRKRQRQSGKEYKDSKGNIQRKREIKNRKDCNGKCKFRCSLNITSEERDVIFTKFWNLSDDGKNAFYAKTTERTVKERVRTTAAKSRRKYSYRYFFVKGEEKVRVCKEFYLSSIDISQRRIEWFHDKAARNEFTDKRGKHTKSRTTDDARTFIREHIESFPRMPSHYCRASSSKEYLASDLNLSKMYNLYVEKCAENDVVPVKSHMYCNIFNTEFNLGFHVPKKDRCDQCMEYQAETNANKVTRTLQEKFDALQKDKSETREERESDRKSTIKTEAILCFDLQNVLTCPRANVSNFFYKRKLNVFNLTAHCSLDKKAYNAIWVECIAGRGANEIASALQVILSAVLKDHPQVNSIILWSDSCVPQNRNSVMSLALKTFMSQNTSINKIAQKFCTPGHSSIQEVDNIHSHLEKGLRISEIYSPVSLLRVLRNIRPKHSKVIQLQKSHFYNFQRVSSTLKFSNVPYSKVKHIQYVSGKPFHVQFKMSFADIEFTDVSIRSQTTRSKDPCPNIYLPLPKNISKSPVLSKEKKHDFKSMLRFMPLQDREFFEVFCHLKRK; encoded by the coding sequence atgaatgttGAAGAAGCTTTGATGTTGCTTGATCGCTTATGTGAAAATGACAACTCAAGCAATCAGACCTACGAAGTTGACCCTGTCATAGCTTTGTCTTCTGATGCCACATTATCTCTAAGCAACTTGAATTCAAATCCAGATAAGCAAACAAAAGATTTTAATTCTGATAGTCACATTGAAAGTACTATTGATAGCAACAACAATTCGTTTAACATCGAGGAGCCTGAAAACTTATTTGAAAGTCTTGAAGAAGAAAGCTCTATTGAAGATCCCAACGATCCAGACTTTAACATAAATGAGGAGAATGGCGATTCATCAGATGGAGAGGCCAATAATTTGGATGCATTTGAGGCGTCAACAGCCACTGAGGAAGAATTTGAGGCGTCAACAGCCACTGAGGAAGAAAGCCTTTCAGAAAATGTTCAGTCAGAAGACACCACTAGGGATGATACTGAAGAAAATACTCTAATTGGTGATAGCAGTTCAGGAGAGGATATAGGTGCAAGAAAAAGCAGAAAGCGGACACGAAACGAAGATCAATGGAAAAAGAATATAAGAAAGAGACAACGTCAATCAGGGAAAGAATACAAGGACTCAAAAGGAAATATCCAGCgaaaaagagaaataaagaaCAGAAAAGATTGTAATGGAAAATGCAAATTTCGATGTAGCTTAAACATTACATCCGAGGAAAGGGATGTTATATTCACCAAGTTTTGGAATTTATCAGATGATGGAAAGAATGCATTTTATGCCAAAACAACAGAGCGGACGGTGAAAGAACGTGTGAGAACTACAGCTGCTAAATCGAGACGCAAGTACTCATATAGATACTTTTTTGTAAAGGGGGAGGAAAAAGTTAGAGTTTGTAAGGAATTTTACTTAAGTTCCATTGACATAAGTCAAAGAAGAATTGAGTGGTTTCATGACAAGGCAGCTAGAAATGAGTTCACAGACAAAAGAGGTAAACACACAAAATCACGAACTACAGATGATGCACGGACCTTTATAAGAGAGCATATTGAGTCCTTCCCTAGGATGCCATCTCATTACTGTAGAGCATCTTCTTCAAAGGAATACCTTGCTTCAGATCTTAATTTGTCTAAAATGTATAATCTCTACGTTGAGAAGTGTGCTGAGAATGATGTTGTACCTGTGAAGTCTCACATGTATTGCAATATCTTTAATACAGAATTTAACCTAGGCTTCCATGTACCAAAAAAAGATAGGTGTGATCAGTGTATGGAGTATCAGGCGGAAACAAATGCGAACAAGGTTACAAGAACATTGCAAGAAAAGTTCGATGCGCTTCAAAAAGATAAATCTGAAACACGTGAAGAACGAGAAAGTGACAGAAAATCAACTATCAAAACAGAGGCcatcctttgttttgatttgcAGAATGTCCTGACTTGTCCGAGAGCAAATGTTTCTAATTTTTTCTACAAGCGAAAACTGAATGTTTTCAATTTAACTGCCCATTGTTCATTAGATAAAAAAGCATATAATGCAATATGGGTAGAATGCATTGCCGGTAGAGGCGCAAATGAAATTGCAAGTGCCCTCCAAGTTATCCTTAGTGCTGTCTTGAAGGACCATCCACAAGTCAACTCGATAATTCTGTGGTCTGATTCCTGTGTCCCACAGAATCGTAATTCTGTGATGTCTCTAGCCTTAAAGACCTTTATGTCCCAAAACACTAGCATAAATAAGATAGCTCAAAAGTTCTGTACACCTGGACACTCTTCCATCCAGGAAGTTGACAACATTCACAGTCACCTGGAAAAAGGCCTCCGAATATCTGAAATTTACAGTCCTGTTTCTTTGCTACGAGTTTTAAGAAATATCAGGCCTAAGCACTCAAAGGTCATACAATTACAAAAATCCCACTTCTACAATTTTCAGAGAGTTTCATCAACTTTGAAATTTAGTAACGTGCCATATTCAAAAGTAAAGCATATCCAGTATGTATCAGGGAAGCCTTTTCATGTGCAGTTCAAAATGTCCTTTGCAGACATAGAGTTTACAGATGTTTCCATAAGAAGTCAGACTACGAGAAGCAAGGACCCATGTCCAAACATTTATCTTCCTTTGCCAAAGAATATCTCAAAGTCTCCTGTTCTTTCCAAAGAAAAGAAACATGATTTCAAATCTATGTTAAGATTCATGCCCCTTCAAGACCGTGAATTCTTTGAGGTATTTTGCCATTTGAAAAGGAAGTAA